A window of Scomber scombrus chromosome 23, fScoSco1.1, whole genome shotgun sequence contains these coding sequences:
- the mad2l1 gene encoding mitotic spindle assembly checkpoint protein MAD2A, which yields MTSTLKGITIKGSAELVAEFFSFGINSILYQRGIYPPETFTRVTNYGMSLQLTTDTKLKTYLTDVVAQLKDWLFECTVQKLVLVITCLETNEVLERWQFDIECDKSAKETSAPREKSIKAIQDEIRSVIRQITATVTFLPLLETPCAFDLLVYTDKDLAVPDKWEESGPQIIAQSEEVRLRSFTTSIHKVNSMVAYKKTDSA from the exons ATGACGAGCACATTGAAAGGTATCACTATCAAAGGAAGCGCTGAGCTGGTGGCGGAGTTCTTCT CATTCGGCATCAACAGCATCCTGTACCAGCGAGGCATCTACCCTCCAGAGACGTTCACCAGAGTCACCAACTATGGCATGAGCCTGCAACTCACTACTGACACCAAACTGAAGACCTACCTGACCGATGTGGTGGCTCAACTCAAAG actGGCTGTTTGAGTGCACAGTGCAGAAGCTGGTGCTGGTGATCACGTGCCTGGAAACCAACGAGGTGCTGGAGAGATGGCAGTTTGACATCGAGTGTGACAAGTCAGCCAAAGAAACCAG TGCTCCAAGAGAGAAGTCCATTAAAGCCATTCAGGACGAGATCCGCTCAGTCATCAGACAGATAACAGCCACAGTCACCTTCCTGCCACTGCTGGAGACGCCAT GTGCGTTCGACCTCCTGGTATACACTGACAAAGACCTGGCTGTTCCTGACAAGTGGGAAGAGTCCGGCCCGCAGATCATCGCCCAATCAGAGGAGGTGCGTTTGCGCTCCTTCACCACCTCCATCCACAAGGTGAACAGCATGGTGGCGTACAAGAAGACTGACTCTGCTTAA